The Vicinamibacterales bacterium genome window below encodes:
- a CDS encoding type IV secretory system conjugative DNA transfer family protein: MRVEDTGIVDTALKDFPILAVNVLDRLGYQISRASKQLDQILATERVDEQVGRDWWRHEYRLVLRWRKASSGVFVSLELEEKKGSASRSDCQKRSDRIFLELNRDAVRAHEARAQREVSTVHGAARWGNAEELKAAGYIQKTPDAKRLIIGRTPEKEYLQVPEFWTHAHSIVCGRTGVGKSRGFFIPQLIERIGTSMIVTEATPGYESGELYKLTSGWRKMAGHDIYCFNPSDMSSHRINPIDRIRRAPEELKAQLAEKLADLVIMNGESTESRGEQTWNRSEKLLLIPLILHAAAGEPQFGHFGALRWLLLLGPDRLAEILKRSPSDVAQMEFEGWMRLSGETDFKYGVFSGLLTKLNPWMTDQMVTLTETTDIDLDGFKNRKFTFYLAVPSRSRDSKLIGSLMVNFLLDHILEIREQMKYPVTMLLDEFTNFGKISGIGDTLSIIRKNKIGLILGFQNYAQLEQVYSRREAQIIIDMPATQVYFKQKTFKEAKELSEAIGRTTIEEASVSDSGRVQEFVQGRALITADELISLKDEVIVFTADTRPLRLPLTSPTAYEQALAYDAPEREKHIVSEFVRKRGHMARSQEKAQEQKEQEEKEQQQQKQGPSASKDQGPLNKNSQNSSQYKNNKSNKNNKKAGSGFERQRPAATEKTYNEKEPEERKPYKKPDRTPGAPDFK; the protein is encoded by the coding sequence ATGAGAGTCGAAGACACTGGCATAGTTGACACGGCTCTAAAAGACTTCCCGATACTGGCAGTTAATGTTCTTGATCGGCTTGGCTATCAGATTTCGAGGGCCAGCAAGCAGCTCGATCAGATATTGGCTACAGAGAGAGTCGACGAGCAAGTTGGCCGCGACTGGTGGCGGCATGAGTATCGTCTCGTTCTGAGGTGGCGCAAGGCCAGTAGCGGCGTGTTTGTCAGCCTGGAGCTAGAGGAAAAGAAAGGCTCTGCCAGTCGCAGCGACTGCCAGAAGCGCAGTGACAGGATTTTTCTGGAGTTAAACAGAGACGCAGTAAGGGCGCATGAGGCAAGGGCTCAGCGCGAGGTCAGTACTGTGCATGGGGCGGCTCGTTGGGGCAATGCCGAAGAGCTGAAAGCAGCAGGCTATATTCAAAAGACGCCTGACGCTAAGAGGCTCATCATCGGCCGGACACCAGAGAAAGAATACTTACAAGTGCCGGAGTTCTGGACCCATGCTCACTCGATTGTGTGTGGCCGCACAGGCGTCGGTAAGTCACGCGGGTTTTTCATCCCGCAGCTAATTGAGCGGATTGGCACGAGCATGATAGTGACTGAGGCGACGCCCGGCTACGAGTCCGGCGAGTTGTACAAGCTAACATCTGGTTGGCGTAAGATGGCCGGGCATGACATTTATTGCTTCAACCCGTCAGATATGAGTTCGCACAGAATCAATCCGATAGACAGGATTAGGCGAGCGCCAGAGGAGCTTAAGGCGCAGCTAGCTGAGAAGCTAGCCGATTTAGTAATCATGAATGGAGAGAGTACCGAGAGCAGGGGCGAGCAGACGTGGAACCGCTCAGAGAAGCTTTTGTTGATACCTCTAATTCTTCATGCAGCAGCTGGGGAGCCACAATTTGGGCACTTCGGAGCTTTGCGCTGGCTGCTTTTGCTGGGGCCAGATAGGCTAGCTGAGATACTGAAGCGCAGCCCGTCAGACGTTGCTCAGATGGAGTTTGAGGGCTGGATGAGGCTTTCCGGCGAGACAGATTTTAAGTACGGTGTGTTTTCAGGACTGCTCACAAAGCTCAATCCTTGGATGACCGACCAGATGGTGACGCTGACAGAAACAACAGACATCGACCTAGATGGGTTCAAGAACCGGAAATTTACTTTCTACTTGGCAGTACCGAGTCGATCGAGAGACAGCAAATTGATAGGCTCATTGATGGTCAACTTCCTGTTGGATCACATCCTTGAAATTAGGGAGCAGATGAAGTACCCAGTCACCATGCTACTTGACGAGTTCACTAACTTCGGCAAAATATCTGGCATTGGAGACACACTGTCGATTATCCGTAAGAACAAAATTGGGCTGATTCTGGGATTTCAGAACTATGCACAGTTGGAGCAGGTCTACAGCAGACGAGAGGCGCAGATAATAATCGACATGCCGGCGACGCAGGTTTATTTCAAGCAAAAGACGTTCAAAGAAGCGAAGGAGCTTAGCGAAGCTATTGGGCGCACAACCATTGAGGAAGCCAGTGTCAGTGACTCTGGGCGAGTACAAGAGTTTGTCCAGGGGCGAGCATTAATAACGGCGGACGAATTGATAAGTTTGAAGGATGAAGTGATTGTCTTTACCGCTGATACAAGGCCGCTCAGGCTGCCACTAACATCACCTACTGCATACGAGCAGGCGCTGGCATATGACGCGCCAGAACGAGAGAAGCATATCGTGAGTGAGTTTGTGCGCAAGCGCGGACACATGGCTCGGAGCCAAGAGAAAGCACAAGAACAAAAAGAACAAGAAGAGAAAGAGCAACAGCAACAGAAGCAAGGTCCATCGGCAAGCAAAGACCAAGGACCGTTGAATAAGAATAGTCAGAACAGCAGTCAATACAAGAACAATAAGTCTAATAAAAATAACAAGAAGGCAGGTAGTGGCTTTGAGAGGCAGAGGCCAGCAGCCACCGAGAAAACATACAATGAGAAAGAGCCAGAGGAACGCAAGCCATACAAGAAGCCGGATCGTACTCCTGGCGCTCCTGATTTTAAGTAA